One window of the Arthrobacter sp. D5-1 genome contains the following:
- a CDS encoding S16 family serine protease produces the protein MLTSPSPEGSLDPRQTSDADPSSVPSAPPRDTRFMIMVISGLLALGLGIGAAALPVPYVIESAGPTFNTLGKDGDKPVIKISGRESFPANGNLDLTTVVMTGGPKSPATIFDVFRAWLDSSKAIYPEELIYPKGTTAEQTVQEGEIAMETSQENAFAAALRELDIPFEQRLNVAGLSEASPSAGKIQEGDLLKSINGKAITSMSVIQAELAAGAGAPAEVVVERKGALVTETITPTRNSADRYVLGVLLASDFTFPFDVSISLENVGGPSAGMMFALGIIDNLAPGDLTGGKHVAGTGTITADGAVGPIGGIAQKMIGARQQGATMFLAPAANCADVVGHVPDGLQVVKVETLADATAAVERLGSGDDTTGLPTCTNN, from the coding sequence ATGCTAACTTCGCCCAGCCCCGAGGGCTCATTGGATCCGCGTCAAACGTCCGACGCCGATCCCTCCTCAGTGCCTTCGGCACCGCCCCGCGACACCAGGTTCATGATCATGGTGATCTCAGGCCTTTTGGCACTGGGACTCGGCATTGGCGCTGCCGCCCTGCCGGTTCCTTACGTGATTGAGTCAGCGGGGCCTACGTTCAACACTTTGGGCAAAGACGGCGATAAACCCGTTATCAAGATCTCCGGACGCGAATCCTTTCCCGCCAATGGCAACCTGGATCTCACCACCGTGGTCATGACCGGCGGTCCAAAGAGCCCGGCCACTATCTTTGACGTGTTCCGTGCTTGGTTGGACAGTTCCAAAGCCATTTATCCCGAGGAACTGATCTACCCCAAGGGCACCACCGCTGAGCAAACGGTTCAAGAGGGTGAGATCGCCATGGAGACCTCCCAGGAGAATGCGTTCGCCGCCGCATTGCGGGAGCTGGATATCCCGTTTGAGCAACGGCTGAATGTCGCGGGACTCTCGGAAGCTTCACCCTCAGCCGGGAAAATCCAGGAGGGCGACCTCCTGAAGTCCATCAACGGCAAAGCCATTACGTCCATGAGCGTGATCCAGGCCGAGTTGGCTGCTGGTGCAGGGGCGCCGGCCGAGGTGGTGGTCGAGCGGAAGGGGGCTCTGGTGACGGAAACCATTACGCCCACCAGGAATTCGGCCGACCGCTATGTCCTGGGTGTGCTCCTGGCCAGTGACTTCACATTCCCGTTCGATGTCAGTATTTCCTTGGAGAACGTGGGAGGACCAAGCGCCGGAATGATGTTCGCCTTGGGAATCATCGACAACCTCGCCCCGGGCGACCTGACGGGCGGCAAACACGTCGCCGGCACCGGAACCATCACAGCCGATGGCGCCGTGGGTCCCATCGGTGGGATAGCCCAGAAGATGATCGGAGCACGGCAGCAGGGGGCCACCATGTTCCTGGCTCCGGCCGCCAATTGCGCTGACGTCGTGGGCCATGTTCCCGATGGTTTGCAGGTGGTCAAGGTCGAAACCCTGGCCGATGCCACCGCCGCTGTGGAACGGCTCGGTTCGGGAGACGACACGACGGGCCTTCCCACCTGCACAAACAACTAG
- a CDS encoding ATP-dependent DNA helicase UvrD2: MTEDVFDAGGSLEERILGGLDEEQREVASTLTGPLCVLAGAGTGKTRAITHRIAYGVHSGVYSPQRLLAVTFTARAAAEMRSRLRDLGVANVQARTFHAAALRQLQFFWPQAIGGTLPNLLDHKANMIAEASRRLRLSTDRATIRDLAAEIEWAKVSMLTPANYLENAQDRGTPGGFDLTAVSRVFQAYEDIKTDRNVIDFEDVLLITVGILQEDPKVAATVREQYRHFVVDEYQDVSPLQQRLLDLWLGGRNELCVVGDASQTIYSFTGASPKHLLGFKAQFPDATVVKLIRDYRSTPQVVKLANDLLGSRRSGGPVADAAWAPPLKLVAQRPAGPEPRFMECPDDEAEAAVVAGRIQELLDTGIKASEIAILFRTNGQSEAYEQALASAGIGYQLRGGERFFARKEVRDAILQLRAATRAVAEGPQEPLGQIVRDIVASLGYTDAAPHNGGALRERWESLAALVALADELAVSRGEAFTLAEFVNELQERSVAQHAPTVQGVTLASLHAAKGLEWDAVFLVGLSEGLMPISFADTPEDVDEERRLLYVGITRAREHLNLSWSTARTPGGRANRKPSRFLDGLRPNSVASANARSKTGPTRRKAAAPASCRVCGTMLASGAERKVGRCNQCPPSYEEQTFDALRQWRKDEAKSADVPAYVVFTDATLTAIAEAKPSSLEELAGLAGIGPSKLERYGEAVLAVLTESTEL, encoded by the coding sequence GTGACCGAAGACGTTTTCGACGCCGGTGGTTCACTGGAGGAACGCATCCTCGGTGGCTTGGATGAAGAACAGCGCGAAGTAGCAAGTACCTTGACGGGGCCCCTGTGCGTTCTCGCGGGAGCGGGCACAGGTAAGACGCGTGCCATCACCCACCGCATCGCGTACGGGGTCCACTCCGGCGTTTACAGTCCGCAGCGGTTGCTCGCCGTAACTTTTACAGCGCGTGCCGCTGCGGAGATGCGCAGCAGGCTTCGGGACCTTGGTGTGGCGAATGTCCAAGCCCGCACGTTCCACGCAGCCGCCCTGAGGCAGTTGCAGTTCTTCTGGCCCCAGGCCATCGGCGGTACGTTGCCGAATCTGTTGGACCACAAGGCCAATATGATCGCGGAGGCTTCCCGCAGGCTTCGGCTCAGCACCGACCGCGCAACCATCAGGGATCTGGCCGCAGAAATCGAGTGGGCCAAAGTGTCCATGCTCACTCCCGCCAACTACCTTGAAAACGCCCAGGACCGCGGAACGCCCGGCGGTTTTGACCTGACGGCGGTATCCAGGGTTTTCCAGGCATACGAGGACATCAAGACTGACCGGAACGTCATCGACTTCGAAGACGTCCTCCTGATCACAGTAGGTATCCTCCAAGAGGATCCAAAAGTGGCGGCAACGGTCCGGGAACAGTACCGCCACTTCGTAGTGGACGAATACCAGGACGTCTCCCCGCTGCAACAGCGACTCCTGGACCTGTGGCTCGGAGGCCGGAACGAGTTATGCGTGGTGGGCGATGCCAGCCAGACTATCTACTCCTTCACGGGTGCCTCACCCAAGCACCTGTTGGGGTTCAAAGCGCAATTCCCGGACGCTACTGTCGTTAAGCTGATCCGCGACTACCGGTCCACCCCGCAAGTGGTGAAGTTGGCCAACGACCTCCTCGGGTCCCGGCGAAGCGGTGGGCCCGTCGCGGATGCTGCCTGGGCGCCGCCGCTTAAACTTGTGGCCCAGAGGCCGGCCGGTCCCGAACCGCGCTTCATGGAATGCCCGGATGACGAGGCTGAGGCTGCAGTGGTGGCCGGCCGGATCCAGGAACTGCTTGATACCGGAATTAAGGCCAGCGAGATCGCGATTCTGTTCCGCACAAACGGCCAGTCCGAAGCGTATGAACAAGCACTCGCTTCAGCCGGCATCGGATACCAGCTTCGTGGCGGAGAGCGATTCTTCGCACGCAAGGAAGTCCGCGACGCCATCCTCCAACTGCGCGCCGCAACCCGGGCCGTCGCCGAGGGGCCGCAGGAGCCGCTGGGGCAGATCGTTCGGGACATCGTCGCGTCGCTCGGTTATACCGACGCCGCGCCGCACAACGGGGGTGCGCTCCGTGAACGATGGGAATCCTTGGCAGCATTGGTCGCTTTGGCAGATGAACTGGCCGTCAGCCGTGGCGAGGCTTTCACGCTGGCCGAATTCGTCAACGAACTCCAGGAACGCTCGGTAGCCCAGCACGCACCCACCGTCCAAGGGGTCACCCTTGCTTCCCTTCACGCCGCCAAGGGACTGGAATGGGATGCCGTGTTCCTGGTGGGCCTGAGCGAAGGACTTATGCCCATCTCCTTCGCAGACACCCCGGAAGACGTTGATGAGGAGCGACGACTGCTCTACGTCGGTATCACCCGGGCACGGGAACATCTGAACTTGTCCTGGTCAACGGCCCGCACACCGGGCGGCCGTGCCAACCGCAAGCCATCGAGGTTCCTTGACGGACTTCGCCCCAACTCAGTGGCGTCCGCAAACGCCCGCAGCAAGACAGGTCCCACTCGCCGGAAAGCCGCCGCACCGGCGTCGTGCAGGGTGTGCGGAACCATGCTCGCCAGCGGTGCCGAACGCAAGGTGGGACGTTGCAACCAGTGCCCGCCGTCCTATGAGGAACAAACCTTTGATGCGCTCAGGCAATGGCGCAAGGATGAAGCGAAGTCCGCCGATGTCCCTGCCTATGTTGTTTTCACTGATGCAACTCTCACTGCCATCGCCGAGGCCAAGCCATCGTCATTGGAGGAGTTGGCCGGTTTGGCAGGAATTGGGCCGTCCAAACTCGAACGCTACGGCGAAGCGGTCCTGGCGGTCTTGACCGAGAGCACCGAGCTCTGA
- a CDS encoding YgjP-like metallopeptidase domain-containing protein, with protein sequence MVRRSAADADVPLVTDDGAPVVVRRSARRRRTVAAFWEDGKAVVAIPASFTKSQEREWVHRMLAKLKKQGERRSGPGSRRPATDEVLAEHAAHLSRTYLGGRAVPTSVRWVSNQNSRWGSATPADGTIRLSNKLQSMPQWVIDYVLVHELAHLLVAGHNADFWKLVESYPETQRAKAFLEGVAFATSRGLPPDSNPAPDSGA encoded by the coding sequence ATGGTGCGCCGATCGGCTGCGGATGCTGACGTTCCCCTGGTCACCGACGACGGCGCTCCCGTGGTCGTGCGCCGATCAGCCAGGCGGCGCAGGACGGTCGCTGCTTTTTGGGAGGATGGCAAAGCCGTTGTTGCCATCCCGGCCAGCTTCACCAAATCCCAGGAACGGGAGTGGGTCCACCGCATGCTGGCCAAGCTGAAGAAGCAGGGCGAGCGACGGTCAGGCCCGGGCAGTCGCCGCCCGGCGACAGACGAAGTCCTCGCGGAGCATGCCGCGCATCTTTCGCGGACCTATTTGGGCGGGCGGGCCGTCCCGACATCCGTTCGTTGGGTCAGCAACCAGAATTCGCGATGGGGTTCTGCCACTCCGGCGGACGGCACCATCAGGCTTTCCAACAAGCTTCAGTCCATGCCGCAGTGGGTTATCGACTACGTTCTGGTGCACGAGCTCGCGCACTTGCTGGTGGCGGGGCACAACGCCGACTTCTGGAAGCTGGTGGAGTCGTACCCCGAGACGCAGCGCGCAAAGGCCTTTCTGGAAGGTGTTGCCTTTGCCACCTCAAGGGGTCTTCCGCCGGATTCGAACCCGGCACCGGATTCAGGGGCTTAA
- the nudC gene encoding NAD(+) diphosphatase: MSYTESPALANHLMETVLPVRPAMVDRGSGVRVKPGMVEDLLASGAAQAMVISQRKALVTADGLWFGDATSLWNALKGANPGSTAAVYLGITLESSSLPEGTPVLLFTVAEPPVPGTATVPADAQWAGFREVAGRLDASDTALFIEASAISNWHATHTHCPQCGHPTDIEAGGWVRRCPKDNSEHYPRTDPAIIVTVVGPDGRLLLGGGGPTDARNYSTLAGFVEPGESLEQAVVREIGEEVGVRVSACQYLGSQSWPFPASLMLGFTATTEDSVARPDGIEVTRARWFSREELQAAVSSGEITISSRLSIARSLIEHWYGGIIEDLQP, encoded by the coding sequence ATGAGCTATACGGAGTCACCGGCGCTGGCCAACCACCTGATGGAGACCGTTCTTCCAGTGCGCCCTGCCATGGTGGATCGTGGCTCCGGGGTCCGGGTTAAGCCCGGCATGGTGGAGGACCTCCTGGCTTCCGGGGCGGCCCAAGCCATGGTTATTTCCCAGCGCAAGGCACTCGTGACCGCTGATGGACTGTGGTTCGGGGACGCCACGTCCCTGTGGAATGCCCTCAAGGGAGCAAATCCCGGTTCCACCGCGGCTGTTTACCTGGGCATCACGTTGGAATCGTCTTCCTTGCCTGAAGGAACGCCTGTCCTGTTGTTCACGGTGGCGGAACCACCGGTGCCGGGCACCGCTACGGTGCCCGCGGATGCCCAATGGGCGGGTTTCAGGGAAGTCGCCGGCCGATTGGACGCCAGCGATACTGCGCTGTTCATCGAGGCCAGCGCAATCTCCAACTGGCACGCGACGCACACGCACTGCCCGCAATGTGGCCATCCCACGGACATCGAGGCCGGCGGATGGGTACGTCGGTGCCCCAAGGACAATTCAGAGCATTACCCCCGGACGGATCCCGCGATTATTGTCACGGTAGTGGGTCCGGACGGCCGCCTTCTCCTAGGCGGTGGGGGCCCCACAGACGCCAGGAATTACTCGACGCTCGCGGGCTTCGTGGAACCTGGAGAATCGCTGGAGCAGGCGGTTGTCCGGGAAATCGGGGAAGAAGTAGGTGTGCGCGTGTCGGCATGCCAATACCTCGGTTCACAGTCCTGGCCATTTCCCGCATCGCTGATGCTGGGCTTCACCGCCACCACTGAAGACTCGGTGGCCCGGCCGGATGGCATTGAAGTCACCAGGGCGCGCTGGTTCAGCCGTGAAGAGCTGCAGGCAGCCGTTTCCAGCGGAGAGATCACCATTTCCTCGCGCCTCTCCATTGCGCGTTCACTGATTGAACATTGGTATGGCGGCATTATCGAAGACCTCCAGCCGTGA
- a CDS encoding zinc-dependent metalloprotease: MTSNPNNPSNDDDTPKDPLAEMLQNLMGGQGMGNIDPAELAKAAGLPNDPQLLQQMFAQVQAMMSSTSEGPVNWQLAHENARRVAAASTDPSVNAVQAREIDEALRLAELWLDPVTDLSATGLIGHAWSRAEWVEATLGTWKRLTEPVANSVANALSTALTQQMPEEMKSMMGGASSMLQNMGGAIFGMQLGQAIGALSAEVVSSTDIGVPLADLEMALLPANVAKFGEGLSLPENDVRLFLAVREAAHARLFVQVPWLRGHLLGAIEAYARGIHIDMSRIEDLARDLDPSNPEGIQEALSQGVFTPERTPVQTAALEKLETALALVEGWVDELTAEATDKVLPSATALRETVRRRRATGGPAEHAFSSLVGLELRPRRLREAATLWATLKEERGIAGRDAIWHHPDLLPTGEDLDDPKGFSERRRLAEASDSEVDDALQKLLSGGYDTNEAGDADAPDAPDAPEKGDAAGKTPGKETEEDDTDTEGPAK; encoded by the coding sequence ATGACATCCAACCCCAACAACCCGTCCAACGACGACGACACTCCCAAGGATCCGTTGGCAGAAATGCTGCAGAACCTGATGGGCGGCCAGGGCATGGGCAACATCGATCCCGCCGAGCTTGCCAAGGCAGCCGGCCTGCCCAACGATCCCCAACTGCTCCAGCAGATGTTCGCGCAAGTCCAGGCCATGATGAGCTCCACCTCCGAGGGCCCCGTGAACTGGCAGCTTGCCCATGAGAATGCGCGACGGGTTGCAGCGGCAAGCACCGATCCCTCAGTGAACGCCGTGCAGGCCCGGGAGATCGACGAAGCCCTCAGGCTTGCGGAACTCTGGCTGGACCCCGTGACCGATCTTTCAGCAACCGGCCTGATCGGCCACGCGTGGTCGCGGGCAGAGTGGGTGGAGGCGACTCTCGGTACGTGGAAGCGCCTGACCGAACCCGTTGCCAACAGCGTCGCCAACGCCCTGTCCACTGCCCTCACCCAGCAAATGCCCGAGGAAATGAAGTCCATGATGGGCGGTGCCTCGTCGATGCTGCAGAACATGGGTGGCGCAATCTTCGGCATGCAGCTGGGGCAGGCCATCGGTGCGCTCTCGGCCGAGGTTGTCAGCTCCACCGATATCGGTGTTCCTCTGGCTGACCTGGAAATGGCGCTGTTGCCAGCCAACGTCGCCAAATTCGGTGAAGGCCTCAGCCTCCCGGAGAACGACGTCCGTCTGTTCCTTGCCGTCCGTGAAGCGGCGCACGCCAGGCTTTTCGTCCAGGTTCCGTGGTTGCGTGGCCACCTTCTGGGCGCCATTGAGGCTTACGCCCGAGGGATCCACATAGATATGTCCCGTATTGAAGACCTCGCCCGCGACCTTGATCCCAGCAACCCTGAGGGAATCCAGGAAGCGCTCTCGCAAGGTGTATTCACCCCGGAACGGACCCCGGTGCAGACGGCCGCCCTGGAGAAGCTCGAAACCGCCCTCGCCTTGGTTGAAGGCTGGGTGGACGAGCTCACCGCGGAGGCCACGGACAAGGTCCTTCCTTCTGCCACCGCCCTCCGCGAGACCGTACGTCGTCGTCGCGCCACGGGTGGCCCGGCCGAACACGCGTTCTCATCCCTTGTTGGCCTGGAGCTGCGTCCCCGCAGGCTCAGGGAGGCCGCCACGCTGTGGGCAACGCTGAAGGAAGAACGCGGCATTGCCGGCCGTGACGCTATCTGGCACCACCCGGATCTGCTGCCCACCGGTGAAGACCTGGACGATCCCAAGGGCTTCTCCGAACGCCGCCGTTTGGCCGAAGCCAGCGACAGCGAAGTTGACGATGCCCTGCAGAAGCTGCTCAGCGGCGGCTATGACACCAACGAGGCCGGGGATGCTGATGCCCCGGATGCCCCGGATGCCCCGGAAAAGGGCGATGCTGCGGGGAAGACCCCTGGCAAGGAAACCGAAGAAGATGACACGGACACTGAGGGCCCGGCCAAGTAG
- a CDS encoding macrolide 2'-phosphotransferase, whose protein sequence is MRRTPLELAAIATAAVPGLAPTATAFSPDDDADFDSALLLDADGKRWRVRSPRHPEASTRLETEFMVLRAFAPSIRAELPFHVPTIAGTVRQGDLTTFVYTHLHGAMLSIDELSAGSPALAREIGSALAAIHDLPLTLVTNADLPSYSANEFRQRKLNELDQAATTGKIPATLLRRWGHALEDVALWRFNTSVVHGDLHEDNLMVQDDSVTALTGWTDLRIGDPADDFAWLVASNEASFVEAVLNHYTQARREKPDVHLLRRAALLAEFALAQYLVKAMAAGHQSMTAEAESMLQTLSADIDEQARRDEEAAQAAENEAAEILAADAQAAATSAGQNPPVSVVAIPNAEPTVTVAAIPGTSATSPERSLESAQAGTTAPGSTADAEETEKPVQAGGGDSNGTNDPDDTSTAAISVVKVTPLHTANRS, encoded by the coding sequence GTGAGAAGAACACCGCTCGAACTGGCCGCTATAGCAACCGCGGCGGTGCCTGGCCTGGCGCCGACGGCTACAGCCTTTTCCCCCGACGACGACGCCGACTTCGACTCGGCGTTGCTGCTCGACGCGGATGGCAAACGCTGGCGCGTCCGTTCACCGCGCCATCCGGAGGCCAGCACCCGGCTGGAAACCGAATTCATGGTGCTGCGCGCCTTCGCTCCGTCCATTCGCGCAGAGTTGCCCTTCCACGTGCCAACCATTGCCGGCACTGTGCGCCAGGGCGACCTCACCACTTTTGTCTACACCCACCTGCACGGTGCGATGCTCTCCATTGACGAGCTATCTGCCGGCAGTCCCGCCCTTGCCAGGGAGATCGGCTCAGCGCTGGCTGCCATCCATGACCTCCCGTTGACCTTGGTGACCAACGCGGACCTGCCCAGCTACTCTGCCAACGAGTTCCGGCAGCGGAAGCTCAATGAACTGGACCAGGCGGCAACCACTGGCAAGATTCCTGCCACCCTGCTCCGGCGCTGGGGGCACGCCCTGGAAGACGTTGCACTGTGGCGGTTCAATACCTCGGTGGTCCACGGTGACCTCCACGAAGACAACCTCATGGTGCAGGATGACTCCGTGACTGCCCTGACGGGGTGGACCGATCTCCGGATTGGTGATCCCGCCGACGACTTCGCATGGCTGGTGGCATCTAACGAAGCGTCGTTCGTTGAGGCCGTCCTGAACCACTACACCCAGGCACGCCGTGAGAAGCCCGACGTTCATTTGCTCCGGCGGGCAGCTTTGTTGGCCGAATTCGCCTTGGCCCAGTACCTGGTCAAGGCTATGGCTGCCGGGCACCAGAGCATGACGGCGGAGGCAGAGTCAATGCTTCAGACACTCTCCGCTGACATTGACGAGCAAGCGCGGCGTGACGAAGAAGCAGCGCAGGCCGCCGAGAATGAGGCCGCTGAAATCCTGGCTGCCGATGCGCAGGCTGCCGCCACTTCAGCAGGCCAAAACCCTCCCGTCAGTGTCGTAGCGATTCCCAACGCCGAACCAACGGTTACGGTGGCAGCCATCCCCGGGACGTCTGCCACGTCCCCGGAGCGGTCTCTGGAGTCGGCGCAGGCGGGAACAACTGCCCCGGGATCAACTGCCGACGCAGAGGAAACGGAGAAGCCCGTCCAGGCCGGGGGCGGCGATTCCAACGGCACCAACGATCCGGACGACACATCCACTGCCGCCATCAGCGTGGTCAAGGTGACGCCGCTCCATACAGCAAACCGGTCCTAG